The following proteins come from a genomic window of Rhodohalobacter sp. 614A:
- a CDS encoding DMT family transporter, translating to MNSSDTFQIPILKVVIFLFLGLISFGLAPILVRFATDVEPLVLAAVRTIFAVLLLMPFWASKGKSFRQLKNNGVNPLWLGGAGLCLGLHFTFWIASLHYTSVASASVLVTIHPVMLIVAESLLFKKSFRPLVWLGVFIAFIGSVFLGIADKALAEEFPQALFGNALAFTAAVIFVIYFLIGRKIRQHSEWIDYVFHVYLYGAITCTILSFLWVEGVPVITTPAIIIGLALAVGPTLMGHGSVNYAVKYVSPTLLSTLILSEAVFAAIAAYFIFDELPTMLSITAMIIIVCGIVLTWSRRIIGKKDQ from the coding sequence TTGAACTCCTCCGATACTTTCCAAATACCTATTCTGAAAGTAGTTATTTTCCTTTTTTTGGGATTGATTTCTTTCGGTTTGGCTCCCATTTTGGTCCGCTTTGCCACAGATGTTGAACCCCTGGTTCTTGCTGCCGTGAGAACCATTTTTGCTGTTCTTTTATTGATGCCCTTTTGGGCATCAAAGGGGAAATCATTCAGGCAGCTAAAAAACAATGGGGTAAATCCATTATGGCTGGGTGGCGCCGGGCTTTGTCTCGGTCTTCACTTCACGTTTTGGATAGCATCACTCCACTATACATCGGTTGCATCAGCCTCTGTTTTGGTAACCATTCATCCCGTAATGTTGATTGTGGCCGAGAGTCTTTTATTTAAAAAAAGTTTTCGGCCGTTGGTTTGGTTGGGTGTTTTTATAGCCTTCATCGGGTCCGTTTTTTTGGGAATAGCTGATAAAGCCCTGGCAGAAGAATTTCCCCAGGCACTTTTCGGGAATGCATTGGCATTCACAGCAGCCGTTATTTTTGTGATATACTTTTTAATCGGGCGAAAAATCAGGCAGCATTCCGAATGGATTGATTATGTTTTCCACGTATATCTTTATGGAGCTATTACATGTACGATTTTATCATTTCTATGGGTGGAAGGAGTGCCGGTCATAACAACACCAGCCATTATTATTGGTCTTGCATTGGCCGTGGGGCCCACTCTGATGGGGCATGGTTCGGTGAATTATGCGGTTAAATATGTTTCTCCAACATTACTTTCCACGTTAATTTTGTCCGAAGCTGTTTTTGCGGCGATTGCTGCATACTTTATTTTTGATGAATTGCCAACGATGCTATCCATTACAGCAATGATAATCATCGTTTGTGGAATTGTATTGACGTGGTCACGCCGAATAATTGGCAAGAAAGATCAGTAA
- a CDS encoding transglycosylase SLT domain-containing protein has product MKLKSPFVAKEIGKLFFILFIISFVAISCTRDSKKQSFSSESAPITVYDPIDRDFDDIKESGVLRMITFYSSNTYFLNQGIEVGFEYELLKEFARENDLALEVIIVGADENPFDLLNKGVGDVIAANYTITPERRRVATFTRPYNIVDQMVVYSVEESDRPQTLEELSESGIPISVRRNSSYYSRLQELNNEDYNFNINPISDGMDTEAALYQVGQGNLHATIADDNMYYASSRYMEGLFPGPTIAEADTIAWAIRSNAEELESRMNRYLYKHFRFSEDKDQPRRSTFLNVLRKKYFEQSRQMAEYYNPEWQYQSMGVISPYDEMVKAVADSLELDWLMLTAMIAQESSFNPNSRSWAGAVGLMQIMPQFVDSTAYESYRELYDPMTNIREGARIIKEHLEHYSYLEDKDQQWAFALAAYNVGSGHMADARRLAIDQNKNPNDWDTVSSALLKLMQRRHYQRARYGFVRGIEPVKYVEEIMNRYRTYEAILALSEQQQQAGFTDVLSPTFNR; this is encoded by the coding sequence ATGAAATTAAAATCCCCTTTTGTCGCAAAAGAAATAGGTAAGTTGTTTTTTATCCTCTTCATAATTTCTTTTGTTGCAATTTCCTGTACGCGAGATTCAAAGAAGCAGTCTTTTTCTTCTGAATCAGCTCCAATCACTGTTTACGATCCGATTGACCGTGATTTTGATGATATTAAGGAGAGCGGTGTACTGAGAATGATCACCTTTTACAGCTCAAATACCTATTTCTTAAATCAGGGTATCGAAGTTGGCTTTGAATACGAACTCTTGAAGGAATTTGCCCGGGAGAACGACCTTGCACTTGAAGTAATTATTGTCGGTGCTGATGAAAATCCGTTCGATTTGCTGAATAAGGGAGTGGGTGACGTTATTGCCGCCAATTATACGATTACGCCCGAAAGGAGAAGGGTTGCAACGTTTACACGGCCCTATAATATTGTAGATCAAATGGTGGTTTACTCTGTTGAAGAATCTGACAGGCCTCAAACTCTTGAAGAGCTCTCTGAATCCGGAATACCCATCTCTGTTCGGCGAAATAGTTCCTACTACTCCCGCCTCCAGGAATTGAACAATGAAGATTACAATTTTAATATAAATCCTATTTCGGATGGGATGGATACAGAGGCTGCTCTTTATCAGGTAGGCCAGGGTAATCTGCATGCAACGATTGCAGATGATAATATGTATTACGCATCCAGCCGATATATGGAGGGTTTGTTCCCGGGCCCGACTATTGCCGAAGCCGATACAATTGCATGGGCAATACGAAGCAATGCAGAGGAACTCGAATCCAGAATGAACCGGTATCTCTATAAACATTTTCGGTTTTCGGAAGATAAAGATCAGCCGCGGCGTTCTACATTTCTCAATGTGTTGAGGAAAAAATATTTTGAACAGAGCCGGCAAATGGCAGAATATTACAATCCGGAGTGGCAATATCAATCTATGGGAGTTATTTCCCCCTATGATGAAATGGTAAAAGCCGTTGCCGATTCACTAGAGTTGGATTGGTTGATGCTTACGGCGATGATTGCCCAGGAATCCAGCTTTAATCCAAATAGCAGAAGCTGGGCAGGTGCTGTTGGTTTGATGCAAATTATGCCTCAATTTGTAGATTCAACCGCGTACGAATCTTACCGGGAATTATACGATCCTATGACAAATATTCGGGAAGGCGCAAGAATCATCAAAGAACATCTTGAACACTATTCCTATCTCGAGGATAAAGATCAGCAGTGGGCATTTGCACTTGCAGCATATAACGTTGGTTCAGGCCATATGGCCGATGCGAGGAGGCTCGCCATCGATCAAAATAAAAATCCCAATGACTGGGATACCGTATCCAGCGCCTTATTGAAGTTAATGCAGAGAAGACATTATCAGCGTGCCCGCTACGGATTTGTCCGTGGAATCGAGCCGGTGAAATATGTAGAAGAGATTATGAACAGATACCGGACGTATGAGGCGATATTGGCTCTTTCTGAACAACAACAGCAAGCCGGTTTCACAGATGTATTAAGCCCGACATTTAATCGCTAA
- a CDS encoding SpoIIE family protein phosphatase, whose product MNQSKKKEGLQSRFELKTVLETSRMLVESRNSEFIINNLLLILMGRLLVSRAAIFIYDPQTGSYSLRKSKGLPDLKENDKYQIIEKDTHKDRVYFEAKLSNEPFRSSLGDTDGGLFFNLRTSNNHHGLLFLGKKANSQPFEEHELEFIEGLCIISTAALVNSQLFTELKNTYRNLDRRIHELNTLFDLSKEFNLLVDREKISRIFKFALLGQLFIRTFFLIYKNQDDINLLAASGLQKQPDSKEIQKLFEATQDDVIQVDESFGEDHAWICESDITALISVSIQNEKVAVIGVGERANGVPFSETDFNFLKSLANLAVISIQKTYFLEERIDKERMEEELSIAKSIQEGLLPDPIPEIEGVDLAASTISSREVGGDYFDIAKTLDGNTILAIADVTGKGVPAALLMANLQSMLHVLLPVDITLSEATERINNLIYRNTPPDKFITFFWAKYLSTHKILRYVNAGHNPPLLLRNNSNTFEELSEGGLLLGAMETMMPYDQKDIQLNFNDVLICYTDGVNEAMDTDEEEYGIDRLKECIIRNRDKTSNEIMEAIVDEVSVFSNHKLFDDLTLLIIKATS is encoded by the coding sequence GTGAACCAATCCAAAAAAAAAGAAGGGCTACAATCCAGATTCGAACTTAAAACAGTTCTTGAAACCAGCCGCATGCTGGTTGAATCGCGTAATAGTGAATTCATAATCAACAACCTGCTTCTCATTCTGATGGGAAGATTGTTGGTGAGCCGGGCAGCCATTTTTATCTACGACCCTCAAACCGGTTCCTATTCACTGAGAAAATCCAAGGGTCTCCCTGATTTAAAGGAAAATGACAAATACCAAATCATTGAGAAAGACACACATAAAGACCGGGTTTACTTTGAAGCTAAACTTTCGAACGAACCTTTTCGATCCTCTTTAGGTGATACCGATGGCGGCCTCTTTTTTAACCTTCGAACCAGCAATAACCATCACGGGCTTCTTTTTTTAGGAAAAAAAGCAAACAGCCAACCTTTTGAGGAACATGAACTTGAGTTTATCGAGGGGTTATGCATTATCTCTACAGCCGCACTGGTTAACTCACAGCTGTTTACAGAACTCAAAAACACGTATCGCAATTTAGACCGCCGGATTCATGAGTTAAACACACTGTTTGATCTCTCCAAGGAATTCAACCTTTTGGTGGACAGGGAGAAGATTTCAAGGATTTTTAAATTCGCTCTGCTGGGACAGCTTTTTATCAGAACATTTTTTCTGATATATAAAAACCAGGATGATATTAATTTATTGGCAGCCAGCGGTCTCCAAAAACAACCCGATTCCAAAGAGATCCAAAAACTGTTTGAAGCCACCCAGGACGATGTGATTCAGGTGGATGAAAGTTTCGGTGAAGATCATGCCTGGATTTGTGAAAGCGATATTACCGCCTTAATCAGTGTATCTATACAAAATGAGAAGGTGGCCGTTATCGGCGTGGGTGAACGTGCGAATGGAGTCCCTTTTTCTGAAACCGATTTCAATTTCCTGAAATCTCTGGCAAATCTCGCTGTTATTTCAATCCAAAAAACATATTTCCTGGAAGAACGGATTGATAAAGAAAGAATGGAAGAAGAACTTTCCATTGCCAAATCCATCCAGGAGGGTTTACTTCCTGACCCAATACCGGAAATTGAGGGAGTGGACCTGGCCGCAAGCACGATCTCATCGCGTGAAGTTGGAGGCGATTATTTTGATATCGCCAAAACACTTGACGGCAATACGATTCTGGCCATTGCCGATGTAACCGGAAAAGGAGTGCCTGCGGCTTTACTCATGGCCAACCTTCAGTCGATGCTGCATGTTCTCCTCCCCGTGGATATAACGCTATCTGAGGCGACTGAACGGATCAACAATCTTATTTATAGAAACACTCCCCCTGATAAATTCATCACTTTCTTTTGGGCAAAATATCTGAGCACTCATAAAATTTTGCGATATGTAAATGCAGGCCATAACCCTCCGTTACTGCTGCGAAATAATTCCAATACATTCGAAGAATTATCCGAGGGCGGACTGCTTTTGGGAGCGATGGAAACTATGATGCCATACGATCAAAAAGACATTCAGCTAAATTTTAACGATGTCTTAATCTGTTATACCGATGGCGTGAATGAGGCTATGGATACTGACGAAGAGGAGTACGGTATTGATCGCTTGAAGGAATGTATTATCAGAAACCGGGATAAAACCTCCAATGAAATTATGGAGGCTATCGTGGATGAAGTATCCGTATTTTCCAACCACAAGCTCTTTGATGACCTTACATTGTTGATAATAAAGGCAACAAGTTAG
- a CDS encoding ATP-binding protein gives MDKATTYRKKVYASTQNLSTIREFVSKHAENQGFSAQKVADIQLAVDEAYTNIIKHAYKNDSSKEVIINLEFDNDKMVVTLTDHGTGFDIEKYKKPDLKRQIEKKKRGGMGVYLIRKLMDEVSYNIKNQKNILRMSKNRN, from the coding sequence TTGGATAAGGCAACCACATACCGAAAGAAGGTTTATGCTTCGACACAAAATCTCTCTACAATCCGGGAGTTTGTGTCAAAACATGCCGAAAATCAGGGCTTTTCTGCTCAAAAAGTTGCTGACATCCAGCTGGCTGTCGACGAAGCATATACGAATATTATCAAACATGCCTATAAAAATGATTCGAGCAAAGAAGTAATTATTAATCTTGAGTTTGATAATGATAAAATGGTAGTTACCCTGACCGATCATGGAACAGGATTTGATATTGAGAAATACAAAAAGCCGGATTTAAAAAGGCAAATTGAGAAAAAGAAGAGAGGCGGTATGGGAGTTTATTTAATCAGGAAATTGATGGATGAAGTGTCATACAACATCAAAAATCAGAAGAATATACTTCGAATGAGTAAAAACCGGAATTGA
- a CDS encoding STAS domain-containing protein, whose protein sequence is MKNFKIDHRTNSGFEVLDLYGELDAHTASQLEDSLKRLINNQKSNIIVNFSELDYIASAGLGVFMAYIEDVRGIGGDIKLTNMNDKVYNVFDLLGFPTLYDILEDEKNAVEKFLNEK, encoded by the coding sequence ATGAAAAACTTTAAAATTGATCACCGCACGAACAGTGGCTTTGAGGTATTAGATCTTTACGGTGAGTTAGACGCGCACACTGCTTCTCAGCTCGAAGATTCTCTCAAACGTCTTATCAATAATCAAAAATCCAATATCATCGTAAACTTTAGTGAACTCGACTATATAGCCAGTGCGGGCCTTGGAGTATTTATGGCATACATAGAAGATGTTCGCGGTATTGGCGGAGATATTAAGCTGACCAATATGAATGATAAAGTTTATAACGTTTTTGACCTCCTGGGCTTTCCTACTCTTTATGATATTCTTGAAGACGAAAAAAATGCCGTTGAAAAATTTTTAAATGAAAAGTAG
- a CDS encoding 3-keto-disaccharide hydrolase, with protein MKMKSLANIGFFKFTLLALVVGFFTACSSDTETQQSESTATETETEEAAPNTLTAQEEEQGFTLLFDGETSEGWRGYQSDSFPGAWEVVDGTLHIQGSGRGEAGAVEGGDILYDEVFGNFHLKFEWRVAEGGNSGILYLGQESDEFDYIWMTAPEYQILDNERHPDAMLGENGNRQSASLYDLYPADPQNANPAGEWNSGEIIVYDGTVVHKQNGETVVEYHLWTPKWEEDVADSKFPELNENWADVAEEGYVGLQDHGDDVWFRNIKIRRMD; from the coding sequence ATGAAAATGAAATCACTTGCAAATATTGGGTTCTTCAAGTTTACTCTGCTTGCTCTGGTTGTAGGCTTTTTTACAGCCTGCTCTTCAGATACGGAAACCCAACAATCAGAATCCACAGCAACGGAGACAGAAACTGAGGAGGCAGCTCCAAATACTCTAACCGCTCAGGAAGAGGAACAAGGCTTCACTCTTTTGTTTGATGGAGAAACTTCTGAAGGCTGGCGCGGTTATCAAAGCGACTCTTTTCCGGGTGCCTGGGAAGTTGTTGACGGAACCTTGCACATCCAGGGCTCAGGGCGCGGCGAAGCCGGAGCAGTTGAAGGTGGAGATATTCTCTATGATGAAGTTTTCGGTAACTTCCACTTAAAATTTGAATGGAGAGTAGCCGAAGGTGGTAATTCAGGTATTTTATACCTCGGACAGGAATCAGATGAATTTGATTACATCTGGATGACTGCCCCTGAATACCAGATACTCGACAACGAGCGACACCCCGATGCTATGCTGGGTGAAAATGGTAACAGGCAATCTGCTTCTCTCTATGATTTATATCCTGCTGATCCTCAAAACGCAAATCCTGCCGGTGAATGGAACAGCGGCGAGATCATCGTTTATGATGGAACCGTAGTTCATAAACAAAACGGCGAAACTGTTGTGGAATACCACTTATGGACACCCAAATGGGAAGAAGACGTAGCAGACAGTAAATTCCCCGAGTTAAATGAAAACTGGGCCGATGTAGCCGAAGAAGGATACGTTGGGCTTCAGGATCATGGAGATGATGTATGGTTCAGAAATATCAAAATCCGAAGAATGGATTGA
- a CDS encoding Gfo/Idh/MocA family oxidoreductase: MNGGISRRDFLGKSAAFAAGFTILPSTVISGLGHRAPSDKLNIAGVGIGGRGAAVLRPMKDTENIVALCDVDWRYAQSTFDEYPNAKKYWDWRKMFDEMGDEIDAVVVATADHSHAIVAAHAMTMGKHVYVEKPLTHTVYESRLLTKLAAEYGVATQMGDQGASGEGINLVTEWVQNGVIGDVTKIEAFTDRPIWPQGLNVPEEEQAVPDTMNWDLFIGPAEMRPYNEIYTPWNFRGWWDFGTGALGDMACHILHAPFKSLELGYPTKVQGSSTLLLQESAPTAQRVRLTYPERESSFGTLPEVEVHWYDGGLQPLKPEGWPEGRDMNHRGGGVLMHGTKDTLVHGCYGSDPWLLSGNTPNVPKTQRRVKVGELEGEAGHQMDWVRACKESPENRTEAKSSFDKSGPFNEMVVMGVLAVRLQELDKELKWDGENMEFTNIGSDEELRIIIKDGFNIEDGNPTFSREYTDPINALEFANGLIKKEYRAPWSLPDMPM, from the coding sequence ATGAATGGCGGTATCTCCCGCAGAGACTTCCTAGGCAAATCAGCTGCCTTTGCTGCGGGGTTTACCATTCTTCCAAGCACGGTTATCAGCGGTTTGGGACACCGGGCTCCCAGTGATAAATTAAACATTGCTGGTGTAGGGATTGGTGGTCGTGGTGCTGCTGTCCTCAGACCCATGAAAGACACTGAAAACATCGTAGCTCTTTGTGACGTTGACTGGCGTTATGCTCAAAGTACTTTTGATGAATATCCCAATGCAAAAAAATATTGGGACTGGCGTAAAATGTTCGACGAAATGGGAGACGAAATTGATGCAGTGGTAGTTGCTACGGCTGATCATTCTCACGCTATTGTTGCTGCTCATGCAATGACAATGGGCAAACATGTGTACGTTGAAAAACCATTGACACATACCGTATACGAATCAAGATTGCTGACCAAATTAGCCGCTGAATATGGCGTTGCTACTCAAATGGGAGATCAGGGAGCTTCCGGTGAAGGTATTAACCTTGTAACCGAATGGGTTCAAAATGGCGTAATTGGAGATGTAACAAAAATTGAAGCATTCACCGACCGACCTATTTGGCCACAAGGCCTGAACGTTCCTGAAGAGGAGCAAGCTGTTCCCGATACAATGAACTGGGATTTGTTTATTGGCCCTGCTGAAATGCGTCCATACAACGAAATTTACACCCCCTGGAACTTCCGCGGCTGGTGGGATTTCGGAACCGGAGCTTTAGGAGACATGGCTTGCCACATTCTGCACGCACCATTTAAGTCTCTTGAACTTGGCTATCCGACAAAAGTACAGGGTAGTTCAACACTTCTTCTTCAGGAATCTGCTCCAACCGCACAGCGTGTGCGCTTAACCTATCCTGAACGGGAAAGCAGTTTTGGAACTCTTCCGGAAGTAGAAGTTCATTGGTATGATGGCGGACTTCAGCCCCTCAAACCAGAAGGATGGCCAGAAGGCAGAGACATGAACCATCGTGGAGGTGGCGTACTTATGCACGGAACCAAAGACACACTGGTTCATGGATGTTATGGATCTGATCCATGGTTACTCTCTGGAAATACCCCCAATGTTCCTAAAACACAACGACGTGTTAAAGTAGGTGAACTTGAGGGCGAAGCAGGCCATCAAATGGATTGGGTTCGTGCTTGTAAAGAAAGCCCTGAAAATAGAACCGAAGCCAAATCATCCTTCGATAAATCCGGACCATTTAATGAAATGGTTGTGATGGGAGTTCTCGCTGTTCGTCTTCAGGAACTCGACAAAGAACTGAAGTGGGATGGTGAAAACATGGAGTTCACCAATATTGGTTCTGACGAAGAATTGCGTATTATTATTAAAGATGGCTTCAATATAGAAGACGGTAACCCGACCTTTAGTCGAGAATATACCGATCCAATAAATGCTCTTGAGTTTGCGAATGGCTTGATTAAGAAAGAATACAGAGCTCCTTGGAGTCTGCCAGACATGCCCATGTAA
- a CDS encoding outer membrane beta-barrel protein yields the protein MKKVFVTFGLIFLLIPIANTVNAQFAIGASYEVRSEDPKNGFGFRMEKGFLEGVPLLDLGLRAHFSYFNETNELSLDDQSISTEIDVYDYGLALLGGVKLGLVKPYVGLGVGNQQFKFDPEEVVGDESSFYWNGFGGAEITLLPLFNPFIEYRIAHLTSADDIDIDNISRLAIGFNLRF from the coding sequence ATGAAAAAAGTATTCGTTACATTCGGTTTAATCTTTTTATTAATACCCATCGCCAACACTGTAAATGCACAGTTTGCCATAGGTGCTTCTTACGAAGTACGATCGGAGGACCCCAAGAATGGATTTGGTTTTAGAATGGAGAAAGGTTTTCTGGAAGGAGTACCACTTTTAGACCTGGGGCTTCGGGCTCACTTCAGCTACTTCAATGAAACGAATGAGCTCAGTTTGGACGACCAAAGTATAAGCACCGAGATAGATGTTTATGATTACGGGTTGGCACTCCTCGGCGGGGTAAAGTTAGGCCTTGTAAAACCTTATGTTGGATTGGGAGTAGGGAACCAACAGTTTAAGTTCGATCCTGAAGAAGTTGTTGGTGATGAATCAAGTTTTTACTGGAATGGTTTTGGTGGTGCGGAAATCACGCTTTTGCCACTCTTTAATCCATTTATTGAATATAGAATTGCACATTTAACAAGTGCCGATGACATTGATATCGACAATATCAGCCGGTTGGCTATTGGATTTAATTTGAGGTTTTAA
- a CDS encoding ABC transporter ATP-binding protein — MLLEVKNIAKAFVKGIPVVNQTTFNVHKNEIFALLGPSGCGKTTTLRLISGFEHLDDGEIYLNGTLLSSLQTHVSPQKRGIGFVFQDYALFPHMSALDNVAFGLKDLPKHKRKVFAEEVLCRTGMGDHKDKGPAELSGGQQQRVALARAIAPEPELILLDEPFSNLDAILRDSTRKEVRSIIKKAGMSAVLVTHDQEEALSFADRIGVMNNGCIEQIGTPEEVYYQPKNKFVAQFLGRTNLFEGDIADTDTIETKIGHLKLNRKAKGKITCSIRPEHLTIESSNGSSGEFKKGIIVAREFKGHDITYHVECDGERYIVHTDNRILFEQNDEVIVKPLESAVVLEQ; from the coding sequence ATGCTTCTTGAAGTTAAAAATATTGCGAAAGCCTTTGTAAAAGGCATTCCGGTTGTAAACCAAACAACCTTTAATGTCCATAAGAACGAGATTTTTGCCCTTCTCGGGCCAAGTGGTTGTGGGAAAACAACAACCCTCCGCCTCATCTCGGGATTTGAACATTTGGACGATGGAGAAATTTATCTGAATGGCACCTTGCTTTCATCTCTTCAAACACATGTTTCTCCTCAGAAAAGAGGGATTGGTTTTGTTTTTCAGGATTATGCTCTTTTCCCCCACATGTCTGCTCTTGATAATGTGGCGTTTGGGTTAAAAGATTTGCCCAAACACAAGCGCAAAGTATTTGCAGAGGAAGTGTTATGCAGAACCGGAATGGGAGATCACAAAGATAAAGGACCTGCCGAACTATCCGGCGGGCAGCAACAACGCGTAGCACTTGCTAGGGCGATTGCACCGGAACCCGAGTTGATTCTGTTGGATGAACCCTTCTCGAATCTTGATGCCATTCTCCGTGATTCGACCCGGAAAGAGGTTCGATCCATTATTAAAAAGGCAGGAATGAGTGCAGTACTTGTTACTCATGATCAGGAAGAAGCACTCTCTTTTGCCGATAGAATCGGTGTGATGAATAATGGCTGCATCGAACAAATCGGGACCCCGGAGGAGGTTTATTATCAACCCAAAAATAAATTTGTTGCCCAGTTTCTTGGAAGAACCAATCTGTTTGAAGGAGATATTGCCGATACGGATACCATCGAAACGAAAATCGGTCACCTGAAGCTAAACCGGAAAGCAAAGGGCAAAATCACTTGTTCCATTCGGCCTGAGCATCTGACAATTGAAAGTTCGAATGGATCGTCCGGTGAATTCAAAAAAGGAATTATTGTAGCGAGAGAATTTAAGGGGCACGATATTACCTATCATGTAGAGTGCGACGGAGAGAGATACATTGTTCATACAGACAACAGGATTTTGTTTGAACAGAACGATGAGGTGATTGTAAAACCCCTTGAGTCGGCGGTGGTTTTGGAACAATAG